A genomic window from Nicotiana sylvestris chromosome 11, ASM39365v2, whole genome shotgun sequence includes:
- the LOC104242793 gene encoding uncharacterized protein isoform X1 has protein sequence MLFKFYCFYLMFLSIFIILSSLSCVSISDSESESWFVHQYVRQTQRKFEQKTNNFWEYDEQSKSWVQVNLPYDLVSCFNNNCTKANRIIDQITDTTTTYQEPEKREIFTKVKDEESCSYSNLPLRKRVSLTKMSEISIWITGISGSIFERFWNGLLWVIAPHDLPLSAGYAVSVFIVNQTVLALSESGNLYQLQLSNDQPVWIDITSPSDRLPSTETTQSSVIQIVSGVVSNDRKRIYFCTKIGTLLELSEVDPLRWTDHGKPPGGNVAAIADASTFRSEVVFTISTAGDLYEYDERSRPSWKKHIRKESSAQNTSLKPSLGCSLQGVNGAISKSLFLLTKGGYLIERRLQQRKWKWINHGNPKDHILSSITCLSEVNLAENANSLFLTTAAGYIFEYRIPDHSGIEQDDDITESWINHVYPPHAKAARGIPGVQLQTGRIIFLLDDGRLGELHLSGLGGENSGPHYQVNARRKSSQKYVWSIIDAPETEGWNAEYCTEEHGPSNCIAGIKDETTEQDLTTSNARRRRSNKEQQSYISIDMSAKKGAEPEEDYNIPDKWINTNFRLRVMHEGKSFFLITNDGMIYENLNSENVWFWLRHDHSTAIRGALGNYIGSLFLVDEQRNLLIRERNGDELAWINCTAMRKGRQVIGGPPWDDLPGKYRKVTKEDAVFFVSKSGRLLQFTVALRKFKWKDCRYPGNAKIASIADQELLRENVVFVIGRNGRLYQYNKVTGLWHEHYQSQHLVLSRSPGTAMRLSSLSLQGSLFMLSEDGGLVEYQWNPLSNGWNWIEHGTPDPSVILVGSPGPCFKGAHLFLIGSDGKVYLRFLDNGTWKWRGCGFPYMKNKVEENEEHVSDPHDCKETCTYDDLAARLEKTEEKLQALNKNCDSKVASTRPIAHTENSVIFELRDGRLAEMRRNGDTDWKWSRTIGTPTSLCISNIWATLAS, from the exons ATGTTATTCAAGTTCTATTGTTTCTATCTCATGTTCTTGTCCATTTTCATTATCTTGTCATCATTAAGCTGTGTTAGTATTTCAGATTCTGAGTCAGAATCTTGGTTTGTGCACCAATATGTAAGACAAACTCAGAGAAAATTTGAGCAGAAAACCAACAACTTTTGGGAATATGATGAGCAATCCAAGAGTTGGGTACAAGTGAATTTGCCTTATGACTTAGTTTCTTGTTTCAATAATAACTGTACAAAAGCCAATAGAATTATTGATCAGATTACTGATACTACTACTACTTATCAAGAACCTGAAAAAAGGGAGATATTTACAAAAGTTAAGGATGAGGAGAGTTGTTCTTATTCAAATCTTCCTTTGAGAAAAAGAGTTTCTTTGACAAAAATGTCTGAGATATCTATTTGGATCACTGGTATAAGTGGgtcaatttttgaaagattttggaaTGGATTGCTTTGGGTAATAGCACCTCATGATTTGCCATTATCAGCAGGATATGCAGTTTCTGTTTTTATTGTCAATCAGACAGTTCTTGCTTTATCAGAATCAGGAAACCTTTATCAG TTGCAGTTAAGTAATGATCAGCCAGTTTGGATTGATATTACGTCACCAAGCGATCGCCTACCAAGTACAGAAACAACACAAAGTTCTGTAATTCAAATTGTATCAGGAGTTGTCTCCAATGATAGGAA GAGAATATATTTCTGCACAAAGATTGGAACTTTATTAGAACTCTCTGAGGTTGATCCTCTAAG GTGGACAGATCATGGAAAACCTCCAGGAGGAAATGTTGCAGCAATCGCGGACGCATCTACATTTAGATCAGAAGTAGTCTTTACTATAAG TACTGCAGGCGATCTTTATGAATATGATGAGAGATCAAGACCGTCGTGGAAGAAGCATATAAGAAAAGAATCTTCTGCTCAAAATACTTCTTTAAAACCATCTCTAGGTTGCAGTTTACAAGGAGTGAATGGAGCTATATCAAAATCCCTATTTCTCTTGACTAAG GGAGGATATTTGATAGAGAGACGGTTACAGCAAAGGAAATGGAAATGGATCAATCATGGAAATCCGAAAGATCATATCCTCTCTTCCATTACATGTCTTTCTGAAGTAAACTTGGCTGAAAATGCAAACTCATTGTTTCTAACAACTGCAGCTGGTTACATTTTTGAATATCGAATTCCAGATCATTCAG GCATTGAACAAGATGATGATATTACGGAAAGTTGGATTAATCATGTTTATCCTCCTCATGCCAAGGCTGCAAGAGGAATTCCAGGAGTGCAATTACAAACTGGCAGAATTATTTTTCTACTTGATGATGGTAGGCTCGGAGAACTTCACCTATCCGGCCTCGGTGGTGAAAATTCAGGACCACATTATCAGGTTAATGCGAGAAGAAAATCATCACAGAAATATGTCTGGTCTATAATAGATGCACCAGAAACTGAAGGATGGAATGCAGAATATTGTACTGAAGAACATGGACCGTCGAATTGCATTGCAGGCATCAAAGATGAAACCACCGAACAAGATCTCACAACATCAAACGCGAGAAGGCGAAGGAGTAACAAAGAACAGCAAAGTTACATATCAATTGATATGTCAGCTAAGAAGGGTGCTGAACCTGAGGAAGACTACAATATCCCGGATAAATGGATCAACACTAATTTCCGTCTGAGGGTGATGCACGAAGGGAAATCGTTCTTCCTAATAACAAACGATGGTATGATTTACGAGAATCTAAATTCTGAAAATGTATGGTTCTGGCTTAGGCATGATCATTCCACAGCTATTAGAGGTGCCCTTGGAAACTATATTGGAAGTTTGTTTTTGGTTGACGAGCAAAGGAATTTGCTCATCCGAGAAAGGAACGGTGATGAACTCGCATGGATAAATTGCACTGCTATGAGGAAAGGAAGACAAGTAATTGGAGGTCCTCCATGGGATGATCTACCAGGGAAATATCGAAAAGTTACTAAAGAAGATGCAGTTTTCTTTGTAAGCAAAAGTGGGAGATTGCTACAATTCACA GTTGCACTGAGAAAGTTCAAATGGAAAGATTGTCGATATCCAGGCAACGCGAAGATTGCAAGCATTGCTGATCAAGAGCTGCTCCGAGAGAACGTGGTGTTTGTCATTGGAAGGAACGGACGCTTATACCAGTATAACAAAGTCACCGGATTATGGCACGAGCATTACCAGTCTCAACATTTGGTTCTATCGAGATCTCCTGGAACTGCAATGAGGTTATCTTCACTGTCACTACAGGGTTCTCTTTTCATGCTATCGGAAGATGGTGGACTAGTCGAGTATCAATGGAATCCATTGTCCAACGGATGGAATTGGATAGAACACGGAACGCCTGATCCAAGTGTTATCCTTGTTGGTTCACCAGGACCATGTTTCAAAGGTGCTCATTTGTTCTTAATAGGTTCAGATGGGAAAGTTTATCTTAGGTTCTTGGACAATGGGACATGGAAATGGAGAGGCTGTGGCTTTCCATATATGAAAAATAAAGTCGAGGAAAATGAAGAACATGTTTCTGACCCTCATGATTGTAAAGAAACTTGTACTTACGACGATCTTGCAGCTCGCTTAGAGAAAACTGAAGAAAAATTGCAAGCTTTAAACAAAAACTGCGACTCCAAG GTGGCATCGACAAGACCAATTGCTCATACTGAAAATTCAGTCATATTTGAGCTCAGAGATGGCAGA TTGGCAGAAATGCGACGGAATGGAGATACAGATTGGAAATGGTCACGTACCATTGGCACTCCTACTAGCCTTTGCATATCAAATATCTGGGCAACTTTAGCATCATAA
- the LOC104242793 gene encoding uncharacterized protein isoform X2, whose amino-acid sequence MLFKFYCFYLMFLSIFIILSSLSCVSISDSESESWFVHQYVRQTQRKFEQKTNNFWEYDEQSKSWVQVNLPYDLVSCFNNNCTKANRIIDQITDTTTTYQEPEKREIFTKVKDEESCSYSNLPLRKRVSLTKMSEISIWITGISGSIFERFWNGLLWVIAPHDLPLSAGYAVSVFIVNQTVLALSESGNLYQLSNDQPVWIDITSPSDRLPSTETTQSSVIQIVSGVVSNDRKRIYFCTKIGTLLELSEVDPLRWTDHGKPPGGNVAAIADASTFRSEVVFTISTAGDLYEYDERSRPSWKKHIRKESSAQNTSLKPSLGCSLQGVNGAISKSLFLLTKGGYLIERRLQQRKWKWINHGNPKDHILSSITCLSEVNLAENANSLFLTTAAGYIFEYRIPDHSGIEQDDDITESWINHVYPPHAKAARGIPGVQLQTGRIIFLLDDGRLGELHLSGLGGENSGPHYQVNARRKSSQKYVWSIIDAPETEGWNAEYCTEEHGPSNCIAGIKDETTEQDLTTSNARRRRSNKEQQSYISIDMSAKKGAEPEEDYNIPDKWINTNFRLRVMHEGKSFFLITNDGMIYENLNSENVWFWLRHDHSTAIRGALGNYIGSLFLVDEQRNLLIRERNGDELAWINCTAMRKGRQVIGGPPWDDLPGKYRKVTKEDAVFFVSKSGRLLQFTVALRKFKWKDCRYPGNAKIASIADQELLRENVVFVIGRNGRLYQYNKVTGLWHEHYQSQHLVLSRSPGTAMRLSSLSLQGSLFMLSEDGGLVEYQWNPLSNGWNWIEHGTPDPSVILVGSPGPCFKGAHLFLIGSDGKVYLRFLDNGTWKWRGCGFPYMKNKVEENEEHVSDPHDCKETCTYDDLAARLEKTEEKLQALNKNCDSKVASTRPIAHTENSVIFELRDGRLAEMRRNGDTDWKWSRTIGTPTSLCISNIWATLAS is encoded by the exons ATGTTATTCAAGTTCTATTGTTTCTATCTCATGTTCTTGTCCATTTTCATTATCTTGTCATCATTAAGCTGTGTTAGTATTTCAGATTCTGAGTCAGAATCTTGGTTTGTGCACCAATATGTAAGACAAACTCAGAGAAAATTTGAGCAGAAAACCAACAACTTTTGGGAATATGATGAGCAATCCAAGAGTTGGGTACAAGTGAATTTGCCTTATGACTTAGTTTCTTGTTTCAATAATAACTGTACAAAAGCCAATAGAATTATTGATCAGATTACTGATACTACTACTACTTATCAAGAACCTGAAAAAAGGGAGATATTTACAAAAGTTAAGGATGAGGAGAGTTGTTCTTATTCAAATCTTCCTTTGAGAAAAAGAGTTTCTTTGACAAAAATGTCTGAGATATCTATTTGGATCACTGGTATAAGTGGgtcaatttttgaaagattttggaaTGGATTGCTTTGGGTAATAGCACCTCATGATTTGCCATTATCAGCAGGATATGCAGTTTCTGTTTTTATTGTCAATCAGACAGTTCTTGCTTTATCAGAATCAGGAAACCTTTATCAG TTAAGTAATGATCAGCCAGTTTGGATTGATATTACGTCACCAAGCGATCGCCTACCAAGTACAGAAACAACACAAAGTTCTGTAATTCAAATTGTATCAGGAGTTGTCTCCAATGATAGGAA GAGAATATATTTCTGCACAAAGATTGGAACTTTATTAGAACTCTCTGAGGTTGATCCTCTAAG GTGGACAGATCATGGAAAACCTCCAGGAGGAAATGTTGCAGCAATCGCGGACGCATCTACATTTAGATCAGAAGTAGTCTTTACTATAAG TACTGCAGGCGATCTTTATGAATATGATGAGAGATCAAGACCGTCGTGGAAGAAGCATATAAGAAAAGAATCTTCTGCTCAAAATACTTCTTTAAAACCATCTCTAGGTTGCAGTTTACAAGGAGTGAATGGAGCTATATCAAAATCCCTATTTCTCTTGACTAAG GGAGGATATTTGATAGAGAGACGGTTACAGCAAAGGAAATGGAAATGGATCAATCATGGAAATCCGAAAGATCATATCCTCTCTTCCATTACATGTCTTTCTGAAGTAAACTTGGCTGAAAATGCAAACTCATTGTTTCTAACAACTGCAGCTGGTTACATTTTTGAATATCGAATTCCAGATCATTCAG GCATTGAACAAGATGATGATATTACGGAAAGTTGGATTAATCATGTTTATCCTCCTCATGCCAAGGCTGCAAGAGGAATTCCAGGAGTGCAATTACAAACTGGCAGAATTATTTTTCTACTTGATGATGGTAGGCTCGGAGAACTTCACCTATCCGGCCTCGGTGGTGAAAATTCAGGACCACATTATCAGGTTAATGCGAGAAGAAAATCATCACAGAAATATGTCTGGTCTATAATAGATGCACCAGAAACTGAAGGATGGAATGCAGAATATTGTACTGAAGAACATGGACCGTCGAATTGCATTGCAGGCATCAAAGATGAAACCACCGAACAAGATCTCACAACATCAAACGCGAGAAGGCGAAGGAGTAACAAAGAACAGCAAAGTTACATATCAATTGATATGTCAGCTAAGAAGGGTGCTGAACCTGAGGAAGACTACAATATCCCGGATAAATGGATCAACACTAATTTCCGTCTGAGGGTGATGCACGAAGGGAAATCGTTCTTCCTAATAACAAACGATGGTATGATTTACGAGAATCTAAATTCTGAAAATGTATGGTTCTGGCTTAGGCATGATCATTCCACAGCTATTAGAGGTGCCCTTGGAAACTATATTGGAAGTTTGTTTTTGGTTGACGAGCAAAGGAATTTGCTCATCCGAGAAAGGAACGGTGATGAACTCGCATGGATAAATTGCACTGCTATGAGGAAAGGAAGACAAGTAATTGGAGGTCCTCCATGGGATGATCTACCAGGGAAATATCGAAAAGTTACTAAAGAAGATGCAGTTTTCTTTGTAAGCAAAAGTGGGAGATTGCTACAATTCACA GTTGCACTGAGAAAGTTCAAATGGAAAGATTGTCGATATCCAGGCAACGCGAAGATTGCAAGCATTGCTGATCAAGAGCTGCTCCGAGAGAACGTGGTGTTTGTCATTGGAAGGAACGGACGCTTATACCAGTATAACAAAGTCACCGGATTATGGCACGAGCATTACCAGTCTCAACATTTGGTTCTATCGAGATCTCCTGGAACTGCAATGAGGTTATCTTCACTGTCACTACAGGGTTCTCTTTTCATGCTATCGGAAGATGGTGGACTAGTCGAGTATCAATGGAATCCATTGTCCAACGGATGGAATTGGATAGAACACGGAACGCCTGATCCAAGTGTTATCCTTGTTGGTTCACCAGGACCATGTTTCAAAGGTGCTCATTTGTTCTTAATAGGTTCAGATGGGAAAGTTTATCTTAGGTTCTTGGACAATGGGACATGGAAATGGAGAGGCTGTGGCTTTCCATATATGAAAAATAAAGTCGAGGAAAATGAAGAACATGTTTCTGACCCTCATGATTGTAAAGAAACTTGTACTTACGACGATCTTGCAGCTCGCTTAGAGAAAACTGAAGAAAAATTGCAAGCTTTAAACAAAAACTGCGACTCCAAG GTGGCATCGACAAGACCAATTGCTCATACTGAAAATTCAGTCATATTTGAGCTCAGAGATGGCAGA TTGGCAGAAATGCGACGGAATGGAGATACAGATTGGAAATGGTCACGTACCATTGGCACTCCTACTAGCCTTTGCATATCAAATATCTGGGCAACTTTAGCATCATAA
- the LOC104242793 gene encoding uncharacterized protein isoform X3 — MLFKFYCFYLMFLSIFIILSSLSCVSISDSESESWFVHQYVRQTQRKFEQKTNNFWEYDEQSKSWVQVNLPYDLVSCFNNNCTKANRIIDQITDTTTTYQEPEKREIFTKVKDEESCSYSNLPLRKRVSLTKMSEISIWITGISGSIFERFWNGLLWVIAPHDLPLSAGYAVSVFIVNQTVLALSESGNLYQLQLSNDQPVWIDITSPSDRLPSTETTQSSVIQIVSGVVSNDRKRIYFCTKIGTLLELSEVDPLRWTDHGKPPGGNVAAIADASTFRSEVVFTISTAGDLYEYDERSRPSWKKHIRKESSAQNTSLKPSLGCSLQGVNGAISKSLFLLTKGGYLIERRLQQRKWKWINHGNPKDHILSSITCLSEVNLAENANSLFLTTAAGYIFEYRIPDHSGIEQDDDITESWINHVYPPHAKAARGIPGVQLQTGRIIFLLDDGRLGELHLSGLGGENSGPHYQVNARRKSSQKYVWSIIDAPETEGWNAEYCTEEHGPSNCIAGIKDETTEQDLTTSNARRRRSNKEQQSYISIDMSAKKGAEPEEDYNIPDKWINTNFRLRVMHEGKSFFLITNDGMIYENLNSENVWFWLRHDHSTAIRGALGNYIGSLFLVDEQRNLLIRERNGDELAWINCTAMRKGRQVIGGPPWDDLPGKYRKVTKEDAVFFVSKSGRLLQFTVALRKFKWKDCRYPGNAKIASIADQELLRENVVFVIGRNGRLYQYNKVTGLWHEHYQSQHLVLSRSPGTAMRLSSLSLQGSLFMLSEDGGLVEYQWNPLSNGWNWIEHGTPDPSVILVGSPGPCFKGAHLFLIGSDGKVYLRFLDNGTWKWRGCGFPYMKNKVEENEEHVSDPHDCKETCTYDDLAARLEKTEEKLQALNKNCDSKLAEMRRNGDTDWKWSRTIGTPTSLCISNIWATLAS; from the exons ATGTTATTCAAGTTCTATTGTTTCTATCTCATGTTCTTGTCCATTTTCATTATCTTGTCATCATTAAGCTGTGTTAGTATTTCAGATTCTGAGTCAGAATCTTGGTTTGTGCACCAATATGTAAGACAAACTCAGAGAAAATTTGAGCAGAAAACCAACAACTTTTGGGAATATGATGAGCAATCCAAGAGTTGGGTACAAGTGAATTTGCCTTATGACTTAGTTTCTTGTTTCAATAATAACTGTACAAAAGCCAATAGAATTATTGATCAGATTACTGATACTACTACTACTTATCAAGAACCTGAAAAAAGGGAGATATTTACAAAAGTTAAGGATGAGGAGAGTTGTTCTTATTCAAATCTTCCTTTGAGAAAAAGAGTTTCTTTGACAAAAATGTCTGAGATATCTATTTGGATCACTGGTATAAGTGGgtcaatttttgaaagattttggaaTGGATTGCTTTGGGTAATAGCACCTCATGATTTGCCATTATCAGCAGGATATGCAGTTTCTGTTTTTATTGTCAATCAGACAGTTCTTGCTTTATCAGAATCAGGAAACCTTTATCAG TTGCAGTTAAGTAATGATCAGCCAGTTTGGATTGATATTACGTCACCAAGCGATCGCCTACCAAGTACAGAAACAACACAAAGTTCTGTAATTCAAATTGTATCAGGAGTTGTCTCCAATGATAGGAA GAGAATATATTTCTGCACAAAGATTGGAACTTTATTAGAACTCTCTGAGGTTGATCCTCTAAG GTGGACAGATCATGGAAAACCTCCAGGAGGAAATGTTGCAGCAATCGCGGACGCATCTACATTTAGATCAGAAGTAGTCTTTACTATAAG TACTGCAGGCGATCTTTATGAATATGATGAGAGATCAAGACCGTCGTGGAAGAAGCATATAAGAAAAGAATCTTCTGCTCAAAATACTTCTTTAAAACCATCTCTAGGTTGCAGTTTACAAGGAGTGAATGGAGCTATATCAAAATCCCTATTTCTCTTGACTAAG GGAGGATATTTGATAGAGAGACGGTTACAGCAAAGGAAATGGAAATGGATCAATCATGGAAATCCGAAAGATCATATCCTCTCTTCCATTACATGTCTTTCTGAAGTAAACTTGGCTGAAAATGCAAACTCATTGTTTCTAACAACTGCAGCTGGTTACATTTTTGAATATCGAATTCCAGATCATTCAG GCATTGAACAAGATGATGATATTACGGAAAGTTGGATTAATCATGTTTATCCTCCTCATGCCAAGGCTGCAAGAGGAATTCCAGGAGTGCAATTACAAACTGGCAGAATTATTTTTCTACTTGATGATGGTAGGCTCGGAGAACTTCACCTATCCGGCCTCGGTGGTGAAAATTCAGGACCACATTATCAGGTTAATGCGAGAAGAAAATCATCACAGAAATATGTCTGGTCTATAATAGATGCACCAGAAACTGAAGGATGGAATGCAGAATATTGTACTGAAGAACATGGACCGTCGAATTGCATTGCAGGCATCAAAGATGAAACCACCGAACAAGATCTCACAACATCAAACGCGAGAAGGCGAAGGAGTAACAAAGAACAGCAAAGTTACATATCAATTGATATGTCAGCTAAGAAGGGTGCTGAACCTGAGGAAGACTACAATATCCCGGATAAATGGATCAACACTAATTTCCGTCTGAGGGTGATGCACGAAGGGAAATCGTTCTTCCTAATAACAAACGATGGTATGATTTACGAGAATCTAAATTCTGAAAATGTATGGTTCTGGCTTAGGCATGATCATTCCACAGCTATTAGAGGTGCCCTTGGAAACTATATTGGAAGTTTGTTTTTGGTTGACGAGCAAAGGAATTTGCTCATCCGAGAAAGGAACGGTGATGAACTCGCATGGATAAATTGCACTGCTATGAGGAAAGGAAGACAAGTAATTGGAGGTCCTCCATGGGATGATCTACCAGGGAAATATCGAAAAGTTACTAAAGAAGATGCAGTTTTCTTTGTAAGCAAAAGTGGGAGATTGCTACAATTCACA GTTGCACTGAGAAAGTTCAAATGGAAAGATTGTCGATATCCAGGCAACGCGAAGATTGCAAGCATTGCTGATCAAGAGCTGCTCCGAGAGAACGTGGTGTTTGTCATTGGAAGGAACGGACGCTTATACCAGTATAACAAAGTCACCGGATTATGGCACGAGCATTACCAGTCTCAACATTTGGTTCTATCGAGATCTCCTGGAACTGCAATGAGGTTATCTTCACTGTCACTACAGGGTTCTCTTTTCATGCTATCGGAAGATGGTGGACTAGTCGAGTATCAATGGAATCCATTGTCCAACGGATGGAATTGGATAGAACACGGAACGCCTGATCCAAGTGTTATCCTTGTTGGTTCACCAGGACCATGTTTCAAAGGTGCTCATTTGTTCTTAATAGGTTCAGATGGGAAAGTTTATCTTAGGTTCTTGGACAATGGGACATGGAAATGGAGAGGCTGTGGCTTTCCATATATGAAAAATAAAGTCGAGGAAAATGAAGAACATGTTTCTGACCCTCATGATTGTAAAGAAACTTGTACTTACGACGATCTTGCAGCTCGCTTAGAGAAAACTGAAGAAAAATTGCAAGCTTTAAACAAAAACTGCGACTCCAAG TTGGCAGAAATGCGACGGAATGGAGATACAGATTGGAAATGGTCACGTACCATTGGCACTCCTACTAGCCTTTGCATATCAAATATCTGGGCAACTTTAGCATCATAA